A DNA window from Altererythrobacter sp. B11 contains the following coding sequences:
- a CDS encoding YceI family protein, which translates to MILHWLIAFALAFELALGFSMPRGPEGFALFQLHKSVGITILLLTLIRLGWRATHSRPPAVEQGLTHRLANAVHIGFYAFMLLAPLTGWAVVSTSRLSVPTVLYGVVPLPHLPLPGGISEAAEETHEILAWVGIALFVLHVVGAIRHEVLLRRALLVRMAPTRLTGALLGIAVVALFFATGTYVAGNNAQEQNEDTSAEVSEPLVGALPPSAAPADLEETATPTAEPTPEATEEVAAAEPSDAATAPAGPPPVWTIASGGRLGFSVSNGGEAITGSFARWGGKIAFDPENPEKADIRIDIDLSSASVGDATQDGMLKGEEYFDADKASQAVFRASSARKTGANSYSAKGTLRLKGVTRPQAITFRLTGTGIKRHVEGNATIARAPFNIGTGATGGDLAPNVSVNFAFDASGKPQ; encoded by the coding sequence ATGATCCTTCACTGGCTCATTGCATTCGCGCTGGCTTTCGAGCTGGCGCTGGGCTTTTCCATGCCGCGCGGGCCGGAAGGCTTCGCGCTGTTCCAGCTGCACAAGTCCGTGGGCATCACGATCCTGCTGCTGACGCTGATCCGGCTTGGCTGGCGCGCCACGCACAGTCGGCCGCCGGCGGTGGAGCAGGGCCTTACCCATAGACTCGCGAATGCCGTCCATATCGGCTTCTACGCCTTCATGTTGCTGGCGCCGCTGACCGGCTGGGCCGTGGTTTCAACCTCCCGCCTCAGCGTGCCGACGGTGCTTTACGGCGTGGTGCCGCTGCCGCACCTGCCGCTACCGGGCGGGATCAGCGAGGCGGCGGAGGAAACGCATGAGATCCTCGCCTGGGTCGGCATCGCCCTGTTCGTGCTCCATGTTGTGGGCGCAATTCGCCATGAAGTGCTGCTGCGCCGGGCGCTGCTGGTGCGCATGGCCCCCACCCGCCTGACGGGCGCGCTGCTGGGCATCGCGGTGGTGGCTCTGTTCTTCGCCACCGGCACCTATGTTGCCGGCAACAATGCGCAGGAGCAGAACGAGGACACATCAGCCGAAGTGTCCGAGCCGCTGGTAGGTGCACTCCCCCCCTCCGCGGCGCCCGCCGACCTGGAAGAGACCGCCACCCCCACGGCCGAACCGACGCCGGAGGCCACCGAAGAAGTCGCCGCGGCTGAACCGAGCGACGCCGCTACCGCCCCCGCCGGCCCGCCGCCGGTCTGGACCATCGCTTCCGGCGGTCGGCTGGGTTTCTCGGTCAGCAATGGCGGAGAAGCGATCACCGGCTCCTTCGCGCGCTGGGGCGGCAAGATCGCCTTCGATCCGGAGAACCCGGAGAAGGCCGACATCCGCATCGACATCGATCTCTCCAGCGCGTCCGTCGGCGATGCCACGCAGGACGGCATGCTGAAGGGCGAGGAATATTTCGACGCCGACAAGGCGAGCCAGGCCGTGTTCCGCGCCAGTTCCGCCCGCAAGACCGGGGCAAACAGCTACAGCGCCAAGGGCACGCTGCGGCTCAAGGGCGTGACCCGGCCGCAAGCGATCACGTTCCGCCTGACCGGTACCGGCATAAAGCGGCATGTGGAGGGCAATGCCACCATCGCCCGCGCGCCCTTCAATATCGGCACGGGCGCCACGGGCGGCGATCTGGCGCCCAATGTTTCGGTGAACTTCGCCTTCGACGCGAGCGGCAAACCGCAATAG
- a CDS encoding pirin family protein, which produces MTSNPTTTRSRVRGVKLVSRGEAASDGAGVRLTRMLGNRDLPQLDPFLMLDQIRSDARDDYIAGFPEHPHRGFETVTIMIDGAMKHGDNKGHSGVIEAGGIQWMTAGRGILHSEMPVMEDGRLWGFQLWINLPAASKMVEPSYQEFSAAGIPHVDFTGGTVRVLAGTLSSGLEGPARSAATDPLLLDITLAPGATFEEPLPADRNAILAVYQGQVEVAGTAVHDPDLAVLDEGDLVRVVAGAEGARLLLIAARPLNEPVARYGPFVMNTPQEIQQAFADFQSGRF; this is translated from the coding sequence ATGACCAGCAATCCCACCACCACCCGGAGCCGCGTGCGCGGCGTGAAGCTCGTCTCGCGCGGGGAAGCGGCATCCGACGGGGCCGGCGTGCGGCTGACGCGGATGCTGGGCAATCGCGACCTGCCGCAGCTCGACCCCTTCCTGATGCTGGACCAGATCCGCTCCGACGCGCGCGACGATTACATCGCCGGCTTCCCCGAGCACCCGCACCGCGGCTTCGAAACCGTGACGATCATGATCGACGGGGCGATGAAGCATGGCGACAACAAGGGCCATTCCGGCGTGATCGAGGCGGGCGGCATCCAGTGGATGACGGCGGGGCGGGGCATTCTTCATTCGGAAATGCCGGTGATGGAGGATGGGCGGCTGTGGGGCTTCCAGCTGTGGATCAACCTGCCGGCAGCCTCGAAGATGGTGGAGCCATCCTATCAGGAATTCTCCGCCGCAGGCATTCCGCATGTGGATTTCACCGGCGGGACGGTGCGCGTGCTGGCCGGTACGCTGTCTTCGGGCCTGGAAGGCCCGGCGCGCAGCGCGGCCACCGATCCGCTGCTGCTCGACATCACGCTGGCGCCGGGCGCGACATTCGAGGAACCCCTTCCCGCCGACCGCAACGCGATCCTGGCGGTGTATCAGGGACAGGTGGAGGTGGCCGGCACCGCGGTCCACGATCCTGACCTTGCGGTGCTGGATGAAGGCGATCTGGTGCGCGTGGTCGCGGGCGCGGAAGGCGCGCGCCTGCTGCTGATCGCGGCGCGCCCGCTAAACGAGCCGGTTGCACGCTACGGCCCCTTCGTGATGAACACGCCGCAGGAGATCCAGCAGGCGTTCGCGGATTTCCAATCCGGCCGGTTCTGA
- a CDS encoding mechanosensitive ion channel family protein, with protein MFKRDAIEAKAAPAMDFMGGFLAGQPEWVQALAGLAILALAAAAANFIIKKVILRAAAPFLDQRSDTVDRAAARLANVVPALIVSSGIGLVPYLPAAVITVVENVASALIVVSIAFAIAGGLDYVDERYRRRPESRSRPIKGYIQLLKILLFVGMAILVIAALMEQSPLLLLSGLGAMAAVVMLVFKDTILSLVASVQLTSNDMLRVGDWIEMPDLGADGDVIDIALHTVKVQNWDKTITTIPTHRLISDSFKNWRGMAESGGRRIKRALLVDQNSIRFLSADEVRRFRRFSLLDAYVARKDEELARWNAEHAGAAQDPVNARKLTNIGTFRAYVVGYLHAHPRIAQDMTLMVRQLPPTSAGLPLEIYCFTNTTAWSDYEGIQSDIFDHLMSILPEFGLHLFQQPSGLDVQRLLTEQGADSAIHH; from the coding sequence ATGTTCAAACGCGATGCGATAGAGGCGAAGGCCGCCCCGGCAATGGATTTCATGGGCGGCTTTCTGGCCGGGCAGCCTGAGTGGGTGCAGGCGCTGGCCGGTCTCGCGATCCTCGCCCTGGCGGCCGCTGCGGCCAATTTCATCATCAAGAAGGTGATCCTGCGCGCTGCAGCGCCCTTCCTTGACCAGCGCAGCGACACGGTGGACCGGGCGGCGGCGCGCCTCGCCAATGTGGTGCCGGCGCTGATCGTCTCCTCCGGCATCGGGCTGGTGCCGTATCTGCCGGCGGCCGTCATAACCGTGGTGGAAAATGTCGCCTCCGCGCTGATCGTGGTGAGCATCGCCTTCGCGATTGCCGGCGGCCTCGATTATGTGGACGAGCGCTATCGCCGCCGCCCAGAATCGCGCAGCCGCCCGATCAAGGGCTACATCCAGCTGCTCAAGATCCTGCTTTTCGTCGGCATGGCGATCCTCGTCATTGCCGCGCTGATGGAACAATCGCCGCTGCTGCTGCTGTCCGGCCTCGGCGCCATGGCGGCGGTGGTCATGCTGGTGTTCAAGGACACGATCCTTTCGCTGGTGGCCTCCGTCCAGCTTACGTCCAACGACATGCTGCGCGTGGGCGACTGGATCGAGATGCCGGATCTGGGCGCGGATGGCGACGTGATCGATATCGCCCTGCACACGGTGAAGGTGCAGAACTGGGACAAGACGATCACCACCATCCCCACGCACCGGCTGATCTCCGACAGTTTCAAGAACTGGCGCGGGATGGCGGAATCGGGCGGGCGGCGGATCAAGCGCGCACTGCTGGTGGACCAGAACTCGATCCGCTTCCTCAGCGCGGATGAGGTGCGCCGCTTCCGCCGCTTCAGCCTGCTGGACGCCTATGTCGCCCGCAAGGACGAGGAGCTGGCGCGCTGGAATGCAGAGCATGCCGGCGCTGCGCAGGATCCGGTAAACGCGCGCAAGCTCACCAATATCGGCACCTTCCGCGCCTATGTGGTGGGCTATCTCCATGCGCATCCACGCATCGCCCAGGACATGACGCTGATGGTGCGCCAGCTGCCGCCGACCTCCGCCGGCCTGCCGCTGGAGATCTATTGCTTCACCAACACCACGGCGTGGAGCGATTATGAAGGTATCCAGTCGGACATCTTCGACCATCTGATGTCGATCCTGCCAGAGTTCGGCCTCCACCTGTTCCAGCAACCAAGCGGGCTCGATGTGCAGCGCCTGCTGACAGAGCAGGGCGCGGACTCTGCCATCCATCATTGA